The proteins below are encoded in one region of Belonocnema kinseyi isolate 2016_QV_RU_SX_M_011 chromosome 5, B_treatae_v1, whole genome shotgun sequence:
- the LOC117173602 gene encoding uncharacterized protein LOC117173602, producing the protein MPGHTDVFHVEGQTSHDHETNYLDNVSSPLDVNDIAEVESQLMGSNDQTIRGHNFYFFQETTATDAEVIELTNSTHPVIIIKGGSLYDEFCCCAVVVEDFILVEGSDMLEGTLLLLAAHFLYGMILDIKLTEEQKRDQKSMKSRKRKRAARDTK; encoded by the exons GGCATACCGACGTATTTCATGTGGAAGGCCAAACTAGTCATGATCACGAGACAAATTATCTGGATAATGTTTCTAGTCCACTTGATGTTAATGACATAGCAGAAGTTGAGAGTCAGTTAATGGGTAGCAATGATCAGACGATTAGAGGACACAAT ttttatttttttcaggaaacaACTGCAACAGACGCAGAAGTGATTGAACTGACTAATTCGACGCATCCAGTGATCATTATAAAAG GGGGTTCATTATATGATGAGTTCTGTTGCTGCGCAGTCGTTGTGGAAGATTTTATTCTTGTGGAGGGAAGCGATATGTTGGAGGGTACTCTCCTGCTTCTTGCAGCACATTTTTTGTATGG GATGATACTTGACATAAAACTTACGGAAGAGCAGAAGAGGGATCAAAAAAGTATGAAAAGCCGCAAACGAAAAAGGGCTGCTCGTGATACAAAATAA